In one Saccharibacillus brassicae genomic region, the following are encoded:
- a CDS encoding phosphoribosylanthranilate isomerase, which yields MKTGITKRVPAIKICGIRTPEALLAAAELGVDYIGLVFAPSRRQVDGVQAAALIGELDAWAKSALIEANEATEAKDEAKRPKVAGVFVNPTLDELKATLSAAPLDVIQLHGQESPGFCREVRERFNTEVFKSISIGGEDTGESHAERAERMSEAYRGAVDALLLDTHDPLYGGGSGRTFNWEIIPLYRQAAEACGLQLFVAGGLTESNAGELVRNYAPDGIDVSSGVETDGHKDIRKMTLFVERAVLS from the coding sequence ATGAAGACAGGGATCACGAAGAGAGTGCCTGCGATCAAAATATGCGGCATTCGGACGCCGGAAGCGCTGCTGGCGGCGGCGGAACTCGGGGTCGATTATATCGGCCTCGTGTTCGCGCCAAGCCGGCGGCAGGTCGACGGCGTCCAAGCGGCCGCGTTGATCGGCGAACTGGACGCCTGGGCCAAAAGCGCTTTGATTGAAGCCAATGAAGCCACCGAAGCCAAGGATGAGGCCAAGCGGCCGAAAGTCGCCGGGGTGTTCGTGAATCCGACGCTCGACGAATTGAAAGCGACGCTGTCCGCGGCTCCGCTGGACGTGATCCAGCTGCACGGGCAGGAGAGCCCGGGCTTTTGTCGGGAAGTGCGCGAACGGTTTAACACCGAAGTGTTCAAATCGATCTCGATCGGCGGCGAAGATACCGGCGAGAGCCATGCGGAGCGCGCGGAGAGAATGTCCGAAGCGTACCGGGGCGCGGTCGATGCGCTGCTGCTCGATACGCATGATCCGCTGTATGGCGGCGGGTCGGGGCGCACATTCAACTGGGAGATCATCCCGCTGTACCGTCAAGCGGCAGAAGCGTGCGGACTCCAACTGTTCGTGGCCGGCGGCTTGACGGAGAGCAATGCGGGGGAATTGGTGCGAAATTACGCGCCGGACGGCATCGACGTCTCAAGCGGCGTCGAGACCGACGGGCATAAAGATATACGCAAAATGACTTTATTCGTAGAGAGGGCGGTTTTATCATGA
- the trpC gene encoding indole-3-glycerol phosphate synthase TrpC, with protein sequence MYLDRIVETKRREVRLLKETLNMAEAERRIAAMPPTLGFEAALRSPKRQGMALIAEVKKASPSKGLIRADFDPVRLAQAYEAAGADCLSVLTDNEYFQGSADYLTAIRAAVKLPLLRKDFVIDESQIYEARLIGADAVLLIAAILPVARLRELKAAAESLGLDTLIEVHNADELDAVLQVTDRGLIGVNNRNLHTFETSLDVTAELAPRMPKRALLISESAIRTKEDVAYVGSGGASGVLIGETFMRRADVGEAVAEVMGPVSGAPASAAAGESADTGAGAADSEASR encoded by the coding sequence ATGTATCTTGATCGAATCGTGGAGACCAAACGCCGGGAAGTCCGGCTTCTCAAGGAAACGCTGAATATGGCGGAAGCGGAGCGGCGCATCGCCGCCATGCCGCCTACGCTCGGCTTCGAAGCGGCGCTGCGCAGCCCGAAGCGCCAAGGGATGGCGCTGATCGCGGAAGTGAAAAAAGCGTCCCCGTCCAAAGGACTGATCCGGGCAGACTTCGATCCGGTACGGCTGGCGCAAGCGTACGAAGCGGCGGGCGCCGATTGTTTGTCGGTGCTGACCGACAACGAGTATTTTCAGGGCAGCGCGGATTATTTGACCGCGATTCGCGCGGCGGTCAAGCTGCCTTTGCTGCGCAAAGACTTCGTGATCGACGAGTCGCAGATCTACGAAGCGCGCCTGATCGGCGCCGACGCGGTGCTGCTGATCGCGGCCATTTTGCCGGTCGCGCGCCTGCGGGAATTGAAGGCGGCGGCGGAATCGCTCGGCCTCGATACGCTGATCGAAGTGCATAACGCGGACGAACTCGACGCGGTGCTTCAGGTAACGGACCGCGGTCTGATCGGGGTAAACAACCGGAATCTGCACACGTTCGAGACGAGTCTGGACGTCACGGCGGAGCTTGCGCCGCGCATGCCGAAGCGGGCGCTGCTTATTAGCGAAAGCGCGATTCGGACAAAAGAAGACGTCGCTTACGTCGGTTCGGGCGGAGCTAGCGGCGTGCTGATCGGCGAGACGTTTATGCGCCGCGCGGACGTCGGCGAAGCGGTGGCGGAAGTGATGGGGCCGGTATCCGGCGCCCCGGCGTCCGCGGCTGCGGGAGAGTCGGCCGATACCGGTGCCGGCGCTGCCGATTCGGAGGCTTCGAGATGA
- the trpD gene encoding anthranilate phosphoribosyltransferase, with the protein MPTSRTSEPTDNLYPIQPSLSAKEALALASEGSSLTREQARHAMESIMTGAATPAQIGGLLLALRMKGETTEEITGFAEAMRSFSGTVGTSREHLLDTCGTGGSGIHKFNISTASALIAASASVRVAKHGNRSASGRAGSADVLEALGVNIGLSGSQAAECLDRIGICFLFAQTYHPSMKHAAGPRRELGVRTVFNLLGPLTNPAGADRQLLGLYDAGRTEQIARVLGNLGARRAMVVAGLDGLDEISVSGPTRVSELEDGLVRTYEITPEQLGLSRYPLEDILGGDAADNARIIRGVLSGERGARRDIVLANAGACIYTAGEAADLAEGVRMAAQIVDSGQALDKLEQLIRITEECGYVS; encoded by the coding sequence ATGCCTACTTCCCGTACATCCGAACCAACCGATAACCTCTATCCGATTCAACCGAGCCTGAGCGCCAAAGAAGCGCTTGCGCTCGCTTCCGAAGGGTCTTCGCTGACCCGGGAGCAGGCCCGGCACGCGATGGAAAGCATTATGACCGGCGCGGCGACGCCGGCGCAGATCGGCGGCCTGCTGCTGGCACTGCGCATGAAAGGCGAGACGACCGAAGAAATTACCGGCTTCGCCGAAGCGATGCGCAGCTTCTCCGGCACCGTCGGCACGTCCCGCGAGCATCTGCTCGATACGTGCGGCACCGGCGGCTCCGGCATCCACAAGTTCAACATCTCGACCGCGTCCGCCCTGATCGCCGCGTCCGCGTCTGTCCGGGTCGCCAAGCACGGCAACCGTTCGGCCAGCGGCCGGGCCGGCAGCGCCGACGTGCTGGAAGCGCTCGGCGTCAATATCGGCCTCAGCGGCAGCCAGGCCGCGGAATGCCTGGACCGGATCGGCATCTGCTTCCTGTTCGCGCAGACGTACCATCCGTCGATGAAGCACGCGGCGGGACCTCGCCGCGAACTGGGCGTCCGCACGGTATTCAATCTGCTGGGCCCGCTGACCAACCCGGCCGGCGCCGATCGGCAGCTGCTCGGCCTGTACGACGCCGGCCGCACCGAGCAGATCGCCCGCGTGCTCGGCAATCTGGGCGCGCGGCGCGCGATGGTCGTCGCGGGACTCGACGGGCTGGACGAGATCAGCGTCTCCGGTCCGACCCGGGTGTCGGAACTTGAGGACGGCCTCGTCCGCACGTACGAGATCACTCCGGAACAACTCGGCTTGTCGCGCTATCCGCTCGAAGACATCCTCGGCGGAGACGCCGCGGACAACGCGCGGATCATTCGCGGCGTGTTGTCCGGCGAACGCGGCGCGCGGCGCGATATCGTGCTGGCGAACGCGGGCGCGTGCATCTATACGGCCGGAGAAGCGGCCGATCTGGCGGAAGGCGTGCGCATGGCCGCGCAGATCGTGGACTCGGGCCAGGCGCTGGACAAATTGGAGCAGCTTATACGGATAACGGAGGAATGCGGATATGTATCTTGA
- the aroH gene encoding chorismate mutase — MYNRGIRGATTVEHNDREEIYAATQELVAEMTAQNGIQPETVSNIWITVTHDLDAAFPAVAVRRQSGWDFVPLMCALEIPVEGSLPRCIRLMIQVNTEKGQREINHVYQRGATVLRPDLARRS, encoded by the coding sequence ATCTATAACCGCGGCATTCGCGGAGCGACAACGGTCGAACATAACGACAGGGAAGAGATTTACGCGGCGACGCAGGAACTGGTCGCGGAGATGACCGCCCAGAACGGCATACAGCCCGAGACGGTCAGCAATATCTGGATCACGGTGACGCATGATTTGGATGCCGCTTTTCCCGCGGTTGCCGTACGCCGCCAATCCGGCTGGGATTTCGTGCCGCTCATGTGCGCGCTGGAGATTCCGGTCGAAGGCAGCCTGCCGCGCTGCATCCGCTTGATGATTCAGGTGAATACGGAAAAAGGGCAGCGCGAGATCAACCACGTGTACCAGCGGGGCGCAACGGTGCTGCGGCCGGATCTGGCCCGCCGTTCGTAG
- the aroB gene encoding 3-dehydroquinate synthase yields the protein MAETPKTLTVELGERSYPIVIGEGLLANAAEYLRLAGVPDKSPLLIVTDDNAGPLYLAKLTEALTAGGYRALSAVVPHGEPSKSLDVYNDLITRAIEEGLDRSSAILALGGGVIGDLAGFVAGTYMRGIRFVQVPTTILAHDSSVGGKVAVNHPLAKNMIGVFHQPELVLYDVETLKSLPPREVRAGLAEMVKHGLIWDKAFAEWCRANAGRLLALDSEALAYGLEQGCAIKARIVSRDERENDLRAILNLGHTLGHAIEAVAGYGRFLHGEAISIGMAAAALIGEERGAAGLHAETVSMLEALELPVTLPADIGTEALMDAMQRDKKFREGRMIFIVPLAVGRVEIASDVDADTVRSVIERLKRSGEPS from the coding sequence ATGGCGGAGACGCCGAAGACGCTGACGGTAGAGCTTGGCGAACGTTCGTATCCGATCGTGATCGGGGAAGGACTGCTCGCGAACGCGGCGGAGTATTTGCGCCTGGCCGGCGTGCCGGACAAAAGCCCGCTGCTGATCGTGACCGACGATAACGCGGGGCCGCTGTATCTCGCCAAGTTGACAGAGGCGCTGACGGCGGGCGGTTACCGCGCCCTCAGCGCGGTCGTGCCGCACGGCGAACCGTCCAAGTCGCTTGACGTCTACAACGACCTGATTACGCGCGCCATCGAAGAAGGGCTGGACCGCTCCTCGGCGATACTGGCGCTCGGAGGCGGCGTCATCGGCGATCTGGCCGGATTCGTGGCCGGCACGTACATGCGCGGCATCCGCTTCGTGCAGGTGCCGACGACCATTTTGGCGCACGACAGCAGCGTGGGCGGCAAAGTGGCGGTCAATCATCCGCTTGCCAAAAATATGATCGGCGTGTTCCACCAGCCGGAGCTCGTGCTCTACGACGTGGAGACGCTCAAAAGCCTGCCTCCGCGCGAAGTACGCGCGGGCTTGGCGGAAATGGTCAAGCACGGGCTGATCTGGGACAAAGCATTCGCCGAATGGTGCCGGGCCAATGCCGGACGCCTGCTGGCGCTCGATTCCGAAGCGCTGGCGTACGGTCTGGAGCAAGGCTGCGCGATCAAAGCGCGGATCGTATCGCGCGACGAGCGGGAGAACGATCTGCGGGCGATCCTGAACCTGGGGCATACGCTCGGCCACGCGATCGAAGCGGTCGCGGGATACGGCCGCTTCCTGCACGGCGAAGCGATCTCGATCGGCATGGCCGCGGCGGCGCTGATCGGCGAAGAACGCGGCGCCGCGGGGCTGCACGCCGAGACGGTATCGATGCTGGAAGCGCTGGAACTGCCGGTTACGCTGCCGGCCGATATCGGGACCGAAGCGCTGATGGACGCCATGCAGCGGGACAAAAAGTTCAGGGAAGGCCGGATGATCTTCATCGTGCCTCTGGCGGTCGGACGCGTCGAGATTGCGAGCGACGTCGACGCCGATACGGTGCGAAGCGTCATCGAGCGCCTCAAAAGGAGTGGAGAACCATCGTGA
- the aroC gene encoding chorismate synthase, which translates to MSLRYLTAGETHGPQLTAIVEGMPSNLRIDFEALNFQLLRRQKGYGRGRRMQIEQDQADIVGGVRHGQTTGAPIALVVVNNDWKHWTKIMNVEPMEGTDEEKRRVHRPRPGHADLNGGLKYDLKDLRNVLERSSARETAVRVAVGALARQLLEVFGIRIGGQVLRIGEIVAPANNLPLDELVARTEASSVRVADEETEKKMEAYIDLIKKEGDSVGGVVECIVEGLPIGLGSYVQYDRKLDARIAQAVMSINAFKGVEIGIGFEAGELRGSQVHDEILHSEETGYTRASNRLGGFEGGITNGMPIVVRGVMKPIPTLYKPLRSVDIDTKEPFNAQVERSDACAVPAASVVMESVVAWEVAKAFLEKFGGDSMEEIKANYDNYKRQLENY; encoded by the coding sequence ATGAGTTTACGTTACTTGACCGCCGGGGAGACCCACGGACCGCAGCTGACCGCGATCGTCGAGGGGATGCCGAGCAATCTGCGGATTGATTTCGAGGCTTTGAACTTCCAACTGCTGCGCAGACAAAAAGGATACGGCCGAGGCCGCCGCATGCAAATCGAGCAGGATCAGGCGGACATCGTAGGCGGCGTTCGCCACGGACAAACGACAGGCGCGCCGATCGCGCTGGTCGTCGTCAACAACGACTGGAAGCATTGGACGAAGATCATGAACGTCGAACCGATGGAAGGCACCGACGAAGAGAAGCGCCGGGTCCACCGTCCGCGTCCGGGTCATGCCGACCTCAACGGCGGACTCAAATACGATCTCAAAGACCTGCGCAACGTGCTGGAACGTTCCAGCGCCCGCGAAACGGCCGTTCGCGTCGCCGTCGGCGCGCTGGCCCGCCAGCTGCTCGAAGTGTTCGGCATCCGCATCGGCGGACAGGTGCTGCGGATCGGCGAGATCGTCGCTCCGGCCAACAACCTGCCGCTCGACGAATTGGTCGCCCGCACCGAAGCGTCTTCGGTCCGCGTCGCGGACGAAGAAACCGAGAAGAAGATGGAAGCGTATATCGACCTGATCAAAAAAGAAGGCGATTCGGTCGGCGGGGTCGTCGAATGTATCGTCGAAGGGCTCCCAATCGGTCTCGGCAGCTACGTGCAGTACGACCGCAAGCTCGACGCGCGCATCGCGCAGGCCGTCATGTCCATCAACGCGTTCAAAGGCGTCGAGATCGGCATCGGCTTCGAAGCCGGCGAACTGCGCGGCTCGCAGGTGCACGACGAGATCCTGCACAGCGAAGAGACGGGCTACACGCGCGCTTCGAACCGCCTCGGCGGCTTCGAAGGCGGCATCACGAACGGCATGCCGATCGTCGTCCGCGGCGTCATGAAGCCGATTCCGACGCTGTACAAGCCGCTGCGCAGCGTGGACATCGATACGAAAGAGCCGTTCAATGCCCAGGTGGAGCGTTCCGATGCCTGCGCCGTGCCGGCCGCGAGCGTCGTCATGGAGAGCGTGGTCGCCTGGGAAGTCGCCAAAGCGTTCCTCGAAAAATTCGGCGGGGATTCGATGGAGGAAATCAAAGCGAACTACGACAACTACAAACGTCAGCTGGAGAATTACTGA
- a CDS encoding CheR family methyltransferase, with protein sequence MDLIRSGAGREEVSAPGSDPDYSGFIKSINASTGIDLSQYKEAQMKRRLTTLRTKHGYSTFAQFFEAMKKDKNLFFEFLDRMTINVSEFWRNPNRWEVLRDTIIPELRAGGKKGLKVWSAACSTGEEPYTLAMILDGHGILGDSKLNAADLDEGALAKAKQGQYLERSLKDVPPKVAEKYFKAEGLMYKVDDKLKRAVNFHKANLLTDKFDDGYDLIVCRNVMIYFTEEAKATLYHKFASSLRKGGVLFVGSTEQIFSPGQYGLEPCDTFFYKKI encoded by the coding sequence ATGGATCTGATCAGAAGCGGAGCGGGGCGCGAAGAAGTATCTGCCCCGGGAAGCGACCCGGACTACAGCGGGTTTATCAAAAGCATAAATGCAAGCACGGGAATCGACCTGTCCCAATACAAGGAAGCGCAGATGAAACGTCGCCTGACGACGCTGCGCACCAAGCACGGCTACAGCACGTTCGCCCAGTTTTTCGAAGCGATGAAAAAGGACAAAAACCTGTTCTTCGAATTCCTCGACCGGATGACGATCAACGTGTCGGAATTTTGGCGCAACCCGAACCGTTGGGAAGTGCTGCGCGACACGATCATTCCGGAACTGCGCGCAGGCGGCAAAAAAGGGCTCAAAGTATGGAGCGCGGCCTGCTCGACCGGCGAAGAACCGTATACGCTGGCGATGATTCTCGACGGGCACGGCATTCTCGGCGATTCCAAGCTGAACGCGGCCGATCTCGACGAAGGCGCACTGGCCAAAGCCAAGCAGGGCCAATATCTGGAACGCTCGCTGAAGGACGTTCCTCCCAAAGTGGCGGAAAAGTATTTCAAAGCGGAAGGCCTCATGTACAAAGTCGACGACAAGCTCAAGCGGGCGGTCAATTTCCACAAAGCGAACCTGCTGACGGACAAGTTCGACGACGGTTACGACCTGATCGTCTGCCGAAACGTCATGATCTACTTTACGGAAGAAGCCAAAGCGACGCTGTACCACAAATTTGCGTCCAGTCTGCGCAAAGGCGGCGTATTGTTCGTAGGCAGCACCGAGCAGATCTTCTCGCCGGGGCAGTACGGACTTGAACCGTGCGACACGTTTTTCTACAAAAAAATCTAA
- the ndk gene encoding nucleoside-diphosphate kinase — protein sequence MERTFLMVKPDGVQRGLVGRIVSRFEDKGFKLVAGKFMHISEEQAKRHYAEHEGKPFFGKLVEFITSGPVFAMVWEGDDVIALARIAMGKTQVTEALPGTIRGDFAAHTPFNLIHGSDGPDSAKREIANFFTEAEQLDYDKAVARWI from the coding sequence ATGGAACGCACTTTTTTGATGGTCAAACCCGATGGAGTACAACGCGGACTGGTCGGACGGATCGTAAGCCGATTCGAAGACAAAGGATTCAAGCTGGTGGCGGGGAAATTCATGCACATATCCGAGGAACAGGCCAAGCGTCATTACGCCGAGCACGAAGGCAAGCCGTTTTTCGGAAAATTGGTTGAATTCATCACGTCCGGTCCGGTGTTCGCAATGGTATGGGAAGGCGACGACGTAATCGCGCTGGCCCGGATCGCCATGGGCAAGACCCAAGTCACGGAAGCGCTGCCGGGCACGATTCGCGGGGATTTTGCGGCGCATACGCCGTTTAACCTGATTCACGGATCGGACGGTCCTGACAGCGCCAAGCGCGAGATCGCCAATTTCTTCACAGAAGCGGAACAGCTCGATTATGACAAGGCGGTGGCGCGATGGATCTGA
- a CDS encoding polyprenyl synthetase family protein gives MKRMEIFGTLKKDMDAVERSLYACIEVENEALGEAAMHLLKAGGKRLRPAFVLLSGKFGTYELDRLKLVAVPLELIHMASLVHDDVIDNAQTRRGQLTVKAKWDNRIAMYTGDYIYAKALEMVAGLEDPRIHRILAKAMVEMSIGEMEQIRDFFNSGQSIRRYLLRIRRKTALLIAVSCQLGALAAGASTEVARELYNYGYNVGMAFQIRDDLLDLCGTEKQIGKPPGSDIRQGNITIPVLYALQEDRLRDPLLGEIGRIHEANGRTDVNAAVAMITGSEGIARAEELADRYTQKALQALDRLPDIRARRHLRDIAHFVSRRTY, from the coding sequence ATGAAACGAATGGAAATCTTCGGAACGTTAAAAAAAGATATGGACGCCGTGGAACGCTCGCTCTACGCCTGCATCGAAGTGGAGAACGAAGCGCTCGGGGAAGCGGCCATGCATCTGCTGAAAGCGGGCGGCAAGCGCCTGCGTCCGGCGTTCGTGCTGCTGAGCGGCAAGTTCGGCACGTATGAGCTGGATCGGTTGAAGCTGGTCGCCGTCCCGCTGGAACTTATCCATATGGCTTCGCTCGTGCACGACGACGTGATCGACAACGCGCAGACGCGCCGCGGCCAACTGACGGTCAAAGCGAAATGGGACAACCGGATCGCGATGTATACGGGCGATTATATTTACGCCAAGGCGCTGGAGATGGTCGCGGGACTGGAAGATCCGCGGATTCACCGGATTCTCGCCAAAGCGATGGTCGAGATGTCGATCGGCGAAATGGAACAGATCCGGGACTTTTTCAATTCGGGTCAGAGCATCCGCCGGTACCTGCTGCGCATTCGCCGCAAAACGGCGCTGCTGATCGCGGTCAGCTGCCAACTGGGCGCTCTTGCCGCCGGCGCTTCGACGGAAGTCGCGCGCGAGCTGTACAATTACGGCTATAACGTCGGCATGGCGTTCCAGATCCGGGACGATCTGCTCGATCTGTGCGGAACGGAGAAGCAGATCGGCAAGCCGCCGGGCAGCGATATCCGCCAGGGCAACATCACCATTCCGGTGCTGTACGCGCTGCAGGAAGACCGGCTGCGCGATCCGCTGCTGGGCGAGATCGGCCGGATTCACGAAGCGAACGGCCGCACGGACGTGAACGCCGCCGTGGCCATGATTACCGGCAGCGAAGGCATCGCGCGCGCCGAGGAACTGGCCGACCGCTATACGCAAAAAGCGCTGCAGGCGCTCGACCGGCTGCCCGATATCCGGGCGCGCCGCCATCTGCGCGATATCGCGCATTTTGTGTCGAGACGCACGTATTGA
- a CDS encoding menaquinone biosynthetic enzyme MqnA/MqnD family protein: protein MLRLGRILYTNVWPVYHYFDDSALSFPATTRTELPAVLNRLLLEGELDMSPVSSFAYGMATDRFLLLPDLSVSADGPVRSILCFSKKPFAEAVHGRIALTNTSATSVNLLKIVAEKAYGAKPEYVTCEPNLEEMLEHADVALLIGDHAIRADWDNAGYTVTDLGAEWKNWTGKSMTFAVWTVSKAAAGRNPERIGELADALADSKRRSLADVRPVAEKAQAELGGELAYWQGYFENLRYDLTRERLEGLDLYFRYAREMGLLPQEAHIEIWTDNTRIRVNE from the coding sequence ATGCTGCGCCTGGGGCGCATCCTCTACACCAACGTTTGGCCGGTCTACCATTACTTCGACGACTCGGCGCTGAGTTTTCCGGCGACGACCCGGACGGAGCTTCCGGCCGTGCTGAACCGCCTGCTGCTCGAAGGGGAGCTGGACATGAGCCCGGTCTCTTCTTTTGCCTACGGCATGGCGACGGACCGTTTTCTGCTGCTCCCGGATTTGTCGGTGAGCGCGGACGGGCCGGTGCGCTCGATCCTGTGTTTTTCCAAAAAGCCGTTCGCCGAAGCGGTGCACGGACGAATCGCGCTGACGAACACGTCCGCGACTTCCGTCAATCTGCTGAAGATCGTCGCGGAAAAAGCGTACGGCGCCAAGCCGGAGTACGTCACCTGCGAACCGAATCTCGAAGAGATGCTGGAACATGCCGACGTCGCGCTGCTGATCGGCGACCACGCGATTCGGGCCGATTGGGACAACGCCGGCTACACGGTGACCGATCTCGGCGCGGAATGGAAAAACTGGACCGGCAAAAGTATGACTTTCGCGGTCTGGACCGTCTCCAAAGCGGCGGCCGGGCGCAATCCGGAACGTATCGGCGAACTGGCCGACGCTTTGGCCGACAGCAAGCGCCGGAGCCTGGCCGACGTGCGGCCGGTCGCGGAAAAAGCGCAGGCCGAACTCGGCGGGGAACTGGCTTACTGGCAGGGATATTTCGAAAATTTGCGTTACGACTTGACCCGGGAACGGCTGGAAGGTCTCGACCTTTACTTCCGTTACGCCCGGGAGATGGGACTGCTGCCGCAGGAAGCGCATATTGAAATTTGGACCGACAATACGCGGATACGGGTGAACGAATGA
- a CDS encoding UbiX family flavin prenyltransferase: MVNELAGAGRHWVVGITGASGSVYGIRLTEELLDLGFTVHLVVSNAGWRVFKEEMDFDASKREQELEHRFGGRAGRLVYHPVADIGASIASGSFRAEGMIVMPCSMGTLSSIAHGSSDNLMTRAADVMLKEGRPLVLVPRETPLHAIHLENMLKLARLGVKMVPAMPAFYHRPRTLEEIVDFLVGKVLDSVGIDHNLFKRWGEET; this comes from the coding sequence TTGGTAAACGAACTCGCGGGCGCCGGCAGGCACTGGGTCGTCGGAATCACCGGTGCCAGCGGCAGCGTTTACGGCATCCGGCTGACCGAAGAACTGCTGGATCTCGGTTTTACCGTGCATCTGGTCGTCTCGAACGCCGGCTGGCGCGTATTTAAGGAAGAAATGGATTTCGACGCGTCGAAACGCGAGCAGGAACTGGAGCACCGTTTCGGCGGCCGCGCCGGACGGCTGGTGTATCATCCGGTGGCGGATATCGGAGCTTCGATCGCCAGCGGTTCGTTCCGGGCCGAAGGGATGATCGTTATGCCGTGTTCGATGGGGACGCTGTCTTCGATCGCGCACGGTTCGTCCGACAACCTGATGACGCGGGCGGCGGACGTCATGCTCAAGGAAGGGCGTCCGCTCGTGCTCGTGCCGAGGGAAACGCCGCTGCATGCCATCCATTTGGAGAACATGCTGAAGCTTGCGCGCCTGGGCGTCAAAATGGTGCCGGCGATGCCGGCTTTTTACCATCGTCCCCGCACGCTCGAAGAAATCGTCGATTTTCTGGTCGGCAAAGTGCTGGACAGTGTTGGAATCGATCACAATCTGTTTAAAAGATGGGGGGAGGAAACGTGA
- a CDS encoding UbiA-like polyprenyltransferase gives MFGKIRVFLEMIKIEHTLFALPFAFMGMLLGSVVINGHLPSWGQAGWILLAMIGARSAAMGMNRLIDRYIDAKNPRTEKRAIPAGLLKTREVAIFVVVFLGLFLWATFELSRFALTLFPIALVLLIAYSYTKRFTWLCHVVLGATIALAPLGGWAAVTDSFSWSSLVFYIAIAFWTAGFDVIYACDDIEFDRREGIYSIPSRFGLHKALKIAQGFHAVTALGLIALAFITPLGWWYVAGVVIACSILFYQHRIVKPNDLRRVQTAFFTMNSWLSSIVFVFTLIDLVVKFW, from the coding sequence ATGTTCGGGAAAATCCGTGTCTTTTTGGAAATGATCAAGATTGAACATACGTTATTCGCGCTTCCCTTCGCGTTCATGGGGATGCTGCTCGGCTCGGTCGTCATTAACGGGCATCTGCCTTCGTGGGGACAGGCCGGCTGGATTTTGCTGGCCATGATCGGGGCGCGCAGCGCCGCGATGGGCATGAACCGTCTGATCGACCGTTACATCGACGCCAAAAACCCGCGCACCGAAAAGCGGGCCATTCCTGCGGGACTTCTCAAAACGCGCGAAGTGGCGATTTTTGTCGTCGTGTTCCTGGGTCTTTTCCTGTGGGCGACGTTCGAACTGTCGCGCTTCGCGCTGACGCTGTTCCCGATCGCCCTCGTGCTGCTGATCGCCTATTCGTACACGAAGCGCTTCACGTGGCTCTGCCACGTCGTGCTCGGCGCGACGATCGCGCTTGCACCGCTCGGCGGTTGGGCGGCCGTGACCGACAGCTTCAGCTGGTCGTCGCTCGTCTTCTATATCGCGATCGCGTTCTGGACAGCCGGATTTGACGTGATCTATGCGTGCGACGATATCGAATTCGACCGGCGGGAAGGCATTTATTCCATCCCGAGCCGGTTCGGCCTGCACAAAGCGCTCAAGATCGCCCAGGGCTTCCACGCCGTGACGGCGCTCGGACTGATTGCGCTTGCGTTTATTACGCCGCTCGGCTGGTGGTATGTGGCCGGCGTCGTCATTGCGTGCTCGATCTTGTTCTATCAGCACCGCATCGTGAAGCCGAACGATCTTCGGCGCGTGCAGACCGCCTTTTTCACGATGAACAGCTGGCTCAGCAGTATTGTTTTCGTATTCACTCTGATCGATTTGGTGGTGAAGTTTTGGTAA